One window of the Mytilus galloprovincialis chromosome 14, xbMytGall1.hap1.1, whole genome shotgun sequence genome contains the following:
- the LOC143059481 gene encoding uncharacterized protein LOC143059481, translating to MYKLDQLNRNLLVAERFRRCGDNEIEQRRTELFAEIRQMFLQTPFMQHLVIRDKIFVNAKDKYDREMAKLKDIIIRESKMQPTWGEPLPKCFIPLQLEFASLIKRNIPLITIEHLQKINSLQPIRSLTESELKVFLKFQHAIGKVLYFDEHRLDRHVILSPTHLIDAFKSIVTDRRFCQGDTVREELWDVMSKKGVVSKQIIKQIWKKKNYQKFYKDKDYLLDVMTHLDILVEPKRYDSDHNRIPADFYYVASMVRAKDDSGYLQSASFTTRSNAIAFQSSSLMIPPALSFRFISYCLYVWAVKTYGNTNKDMLFHRSGVFTIDPSLDMYIDCEDKRIVVRLVHARSNTLIMRDVASSIYECLASALEKISQLYIRTSSDQSQTSDPSFMTRICCNSPDNPCFLQDSDLDNTDEVWICHAHGIKCNMHTISSWIAEQDEDKCKPGCTVTKDEFLRATPSDLHLRRLSLLYSPFEAKEMAIHLELSKREVEIILETEDIKTASFEILRQCRDSKGVTFKNVKDALQIIGKESIHILCKLVKGQPIDFDMEPEKWDLVPTAEHIDRLAPLVGKNSLPFLIELGMDFSTWEQISHRQNERDLVRLNQDILEEWRYKFCRMHNLKPTLREIARAFSNIGKNIKMVDNTLSDLF from the exons atgtataaattAGACCAATTAAATCGTAACCTATTGGTAGCCGAGAGGTTTCGTCGATGTGGTGAT aatgagaTTGAACAGAGGCGAACTGAGCTATTTGCAGAGATCAGACAGATGTTTTTGCAAACGCCATTCATGCAGCACTTGGTAATAAgggataaaatatttgtaaatgccAAAGACAAATATGATCGAGAAATGGCAAAACTTAAGGATATCATTATCAGAGAATCGAAGATGCAGCCAACATGGGGCGAACCTCTTCCAAAGTGCTTTATACCTTTGCAACTAGAATTTGCATCGCTCATCAAACGCAATATTCCACTGATTACAATAGAGCATTTGCAGAAAATCAACTCACTACAGCCTATAAGATCCTTGACAGAATCTGAGTTAAAAGTATTCCTGAAATTTCAACATGCCATAGGCAAGGTGTTATACTTTGATGAACACAGATTAGACCGTCATGTTATTTTGTCTCCAACCCATCTAATAGATGCCTTTAAGTCTATTGTTACTGACAGAAGATTCTGTCAAGGAGACACAGTCAGAGAAGAGTTGTGGGATGTAATGAGCAAGAAAGGGGTGGTCTCAAAACAAATTATCAAACAGATTTGGAAGAAAAAGAATTATCAGAAATTCTACAAAGATAAAGATTATTTACTGGATGTCATGACTCACCTGGATATATTGGTAGAACCAAAAAGATACGATTCAGACCACAACCGTATACCTGCTGACTTCTACTATGTTGCAAGTATGGTACGAGCTAAAGATGATTCTGGATACCTCCAATCAGCTAGCTTCACAACCAGGAGTAATGCCATAGCCTTTCAATCGTCTTCCTTGATGATACCTCCTGCATTATCCTTTAGATTTATTAGTTACTGTCTATATGTCTGGGCGGTGAAAACATATGGTAATACCAACAAGGACATGCTGTTCCATAGGTCAGGGGTGTTCACCATTGATCCGTCGTTAGATATGTACATTGACTGCGAAGATAAGAGGATTGTTGTCCGTCTTGTTCATGCCAGATCAAACACACTTATAATGAGGGATGTAGCATCCAGCATCTATGAATGCCTAGCATCAGCCTTAGAGAAAATAAGTCAGCTGTATATTAGAACAAGTAGCGATCAGAGTCAAACCAGCGATCCATCCTTTATGACCAGGATATGTTGTAACTCACCAGATAACCCATGCTTTCTGCAAGACAGCGATCTAGATAACACGGACGAAGTCTGGATATGTCATGCACATGGCATTAAATGCAACATGCACACAATTTCATCTTGGATTGCAGAACAG GATGAAGATAAATGCAAACCAGGGTGCACAG TTACCAAAGACGAGTTCCTGAGAGCGACACCATCAGACCTACACTTACGTCGCCTGTCCTTATTGTACAGTCCATTCGAGGCTAAAGAGATGGCAATACATCTGGAATTGTCGAAgagggaagttgaaatcatattGGAAACTGAAGATATAAAGACTGCAAGctttgaaattttaagacaatgtcgAGATAGCAAGGGGGTGACATTTAAAAACGTCAAAGACGCATTACAGATAATTGGAAAAGAAAGTATCCACATACTTTGCaag CTTGTGAAAGGCCAACCTATTGATTTTG ATATGGAACCTGAGAAGTGGGATCTGGTACCTACAGCAGAACACATTGACAGATTGGCTCCATTGGTAGGAAAAAATTCTCTCCCGTTTCTAATTGAGCTTGGAATGGATTTTAGTACCTGGGAACAGATCAGCCACAGACAAAATGAAAGAGATTTGGTTCGACTGAACCAGGATATCTTGGAAGAATGGAGATACAAGTTTTGTAGGATGCACAATCTGAAACCAACTTTGCGAGAAATCGCACGTGCCTTCAGTAACATtggcaaaaatattaaaatggttGACAACACATTATCAGATTTATTCtaa
- the LOC143059482 gene encoding uncharacterized protein LOC143059482 → MLAGEQGTGKTTIARHLVGKQPTKFRMSTDGIELYNGLSFMDIKKNCWLDGHQDFTMEELTVTRSLLQDETLKKEKVSVHDKTETSPKTLDTEDMPLHEKTANSHETQDSPLSVSTAKCSDFEDRNRTESVQDTFRSSHPLLNENVDAGYLTENVRKRLSERKEIKENRDGSSEAGVHDGSPTSSSKPSRSSIEDNTLSDYTISGNEQNNHNLPVSQAHNDFLDHKHTHEVQSDKDTTKNVSRDFHSEVDLTSDLNVETVTKPGLIRKLKRFFGVAKKVQEVKVSITKEKFFEKSVKVGKKLLCNKNIAPIIIWDFGGQDVFYSTHQTFLTYRAIYILVLDGSRQLDDPCPNEQYLPGKSGQKTAKDYLLFWINTIVTYCKGSIEGYPKIMVVLTHKDKLKHVSI, encoded by the exons ATGCTGGCTGGCGAACAGGGTACTGGAAAAACGACTATCGCCAGACATCTTGTCGGTAAACAACCAACGAAATTCAGAATGTCAACTGATGGAATAGAGTTATATAATGGTCTCTCCTtcatggatataaaaaaaaactgctggCTTGATGGACATCAAg ATTTTACGATGGAGGAATTAACCGTTACCAGATCTCTTTTACAAGACGAAacactgaaaaaagaaaaagttagTGTACACGATAAAACGGAAACCAGTCCGAAAACCTTAGATACAGAAGACATGCCATTGCATGAAAAAACAGCTAATTCGCATGAAACACAAGATTCACCTTTATCCGTTTCAACGGCTAAATGTTCGGACTTTGAGGACAGAAACAGAACAGAAAGTGTTCAGGATACATTCAGGTCAAGTCATCCACTTCTAAACGAAAATGTCGACGCTGGTTATTTGACCGAAAATGTACGCAAACGACTTTCTGAACGCAAAGAGATTAAAGAAAACAGAGATGGCAGTAGTGAAGCAGGTGTGCACGATGGTAGTCCTACCAGTTCATCTAAACCGTCAAGAAGTTCAATCGAAGATAACACATTATCAGATTACACAATCAGTGGCAATGAACAGAATAATCATAACCTTCCTGTAAGCCAGGCACATAATGATTTTTTGGATCACAAACACACCCATGAAGTTCAATCTGATAAAGATACCACGAAGAATGTCTCACGTGATTTTCATTCGGAGGTAGATTTGACCAGTGATTTAAATGTAGAAACTGTAACTAAACCTGGATTAATCAGAAAGCTAAAACGCTTTTTTGGTGTTGCCAAAAAAGTTCAAGAGGTGAAAGTGTCGATCACTAAAGAGAAATTCTTTGAGAAGTCTGTTAAGGTTGGGAAAAAGCTGCTTTGCAATAAAAACATAGCACCCATAATCATCTGGGATTTTGGAGGGCAGGATGTTTTCTATTCAACTCATCAGACATTTTTAACCTACAGAGCGATTTACATACTTGTGTTGGATGGAAGTAGACAACTAGATGACCCCTGTCCAAATGAACAGTATCTCCCAGGAAAGAGTggacaaaaaacagcaaaag ATTATCTGCTATTCTGGATCAACACAATTGTAACATACTGTAAAGGGAGTATTGAAGGTTATCCTAAAATTATGGTTGTTCTGACACACAAGGATAAGTTAAAACATGTAAGTATTTAA